One Endozoicomonas gorgoniicola DNA window includes the following coding sequences:
- a CDS encoding PhoH family protein — protein sequence MGKALEAKPIISTQTTTYILDSNVLIHDPNSILNFEEHRVLIPMTVLEELDKLKNGKQTIAADCRQAIRIIDQILGSASPAEIETGVAITRGEKAEPQGTLSILSHQEADNVTTLPTSNNDNKIINDICQYQRNHPDTEVILVTKDINMRLKSRGCGIHSEDYHSDQLLSDIGMLTNGYLHFEGNFWDRVNEVNTQQVEGATYHRIPRETFSEDLYLNQFFLDDTGFVARVHSLTDDEVQLLHMSHETLMNQEAWGLQPLDIYQAMALNLLLDPDIHLVNLTGAAGSGKTILALAAAIEMTVATKQFRRIIATRSTRGLDEDIGYLPGTEAEKMEPWLGAITDNLEALHYDDESTNGSVDYILKQVPLHFKSLNYIRGRSFQQSLIIIDECQNLTPHQIKTIITRAGAGSKVICLGNLAQIDTPYLAPTSSGLTYMTERLKNFPHGGALQLKGVPRSPLAAYAEEYL from the coding sequence ATGGGAAAAGCTTTGGAAGCCAAGCCGATCATCTCAACCCAAACAACCACCTACATACTAGATAGCAATGTCCTGATACACGATCCAAACTCAATACTGAACTTCGAAGAACACCGCGTTCTTATTCCAATGACAGTTCTGGAGGAACTGGACAAACTCAAAAACGGAAAGCAAACCATCGCCGCCGATTGCCGACAGGCTATCCGCATTATTGACCAGATCCTGGGCAGCGCCTCACCCGCAGAGATTGAAACAGGCGTAGCTATTACCCGTGGAGAAAAAGCAGAACCTCAGGGAACCCTGTCCATTCTGTCGCATCAGGAAGCAGACAACGTAACGACTCTGCCGACCAGTAATAACGACAACAAAATCATCAACGACATCTGCCAGTACCAGCGCAACCACCCCGACACAGAAGTGATACTGGTTACCAAAGACATCAACATGCGCCTCAAGTCCAGGGGCTGCGGTATTCACTCAGAGGATTACCATAGCGATCAGCTGCTGTCCGATATCGGCATGCTGACTAATGGTTATCTCCACTTTGAAGGAAATTTCTGGGATCGCGTTAACGAAGTCAACACACAACAGGTGGAAGGAGCCACTTATCACCGTATTCCCAGAGAGACATTCAGCGAAGACCTTTACCTTAACCAGTTTTTCCTGGACGACACTGGTTTTGTCGCCAGGGTACACAGCCTGACGGACGATGAAGTCCAGCTGCTGCACATGAGCCACGAAACTCTTATGAACCAGGAGGCATGGGGGTTACAACCGCTCGATATTTATCAGGCGATGGCACTGAACCTGTTGCTTGACCCGGATATCCATCTGGTGAACCTGACAGGCGCAGCCGGTTCCGGTAAAACCATTCTGGCTCTGGCAGCCGCCATCGAAATGACGGTTGCCACTAAACAATTTCGTCGAATTATAGCGACTCGCTCAACCCGGGGGCTGGACGAAGATATTGGCTATCTGCCCGGCACCGAAGCGGAAAAAATGGAGCCCTGGCTGGGTGCCATTACCGATAACCTTGAAGCCCTGCACTACGATGACGAGTCAACCAACGGCAGTGTGGATTACATTCTCAAACAGGTGCCTCTGCACTTTAAATCCCTTAACTACATTCGCGGTCGAAGCTTCCAGCAGAGTCTGATTATTATCGACGAATGCCAGAACCTGACGCCACACCAGATCAAAACGATCATCACCCGTGCCGGAGCGGGCAGCAAGGTCATCTGTCTGGGCAACCTGGCACAAATTGACACACCCTATCTTGCCCCAACCAGTTCCGGTCTGACGTACATGACTGAACGCCTGAAAAACTTCCCTCATGGAGGCGCGTTGCAGTTGAAAGGCGTACCCCGTTCTCCTCTGGCAGCTTACGCTGAAGAGTATCTTTAA
- a CDS encoding bile acid:sodium symporter family protein — MATASTTDGFNKPAILSKTKIPEIKRIIILFSRLLPLWALCGLIAGYYFSSAIAPYKPAMSLLLAIIMLAMGLTLTIADLREALTDVRPLVMGVCLQFILMPLLAYIISMNFSLSRELLVGMILVGTAPGGTASNVLAYLAGGRIALSIGMTTLSTLLAVVIMPLLSSLYLSTVVEVDKVGMLLSILQIIILPVAVGVLLNYFCPRQVSRIKPCLPSVAVAAISCGIALVVALNVDTLTTVSVAVVLAVLLHNILGLVSGYFFARLCGMNVPTARTVAIEVGTQNTGLAVALAFKHFTVLAALPGAVFSITQNLLGAWLASYWSGKPPAETEKS, encoded by the coding sequence TTGGCCACAGCAAGTACCACGGATGGTTTCAATAAACCTGCTATATTGTCGAAAACGAAAATACCTGAAATCAAGAGGATCATAATCCTGTTTTCCAGATTACTGCCTTTATGGGCACTGTGTGGTCTGATCGCTGGCTATTATTTCAGCTCTGCCATTGCCCCTTATAAACCCGCCATGTCTCTCCTCTTAGCCATTATTATGCTTGCCATGGGACTGACTTTGACGATAGCTGATCTGCGCGAGGCGTTAACTGATGTACGTCCTCTGGTTATGGGTGTTTGCCTGCAATTTATCCTGATGCCTCTTCTGGCCTACATCATCAGCATGAACTTTTCCCTTTCCCGGGAACTGCTGGTGGGAATGATACTGGTAGGTACTGCACCCGGCGGGACAGCCTCCAATGTGCTTGCCTATCTGGCAGGAGGACGAATTGCACTGTCGATTGGCATGACAACCCTGTCAACATTACTGGCGGTTGTCATTATGCCATTACTGAGTTCTTTGTACTTAAGTACCGTAGTTGAGGTTGATAAGGTCGGTATGCTGCTCAGCATTCTGCAAATCATTATTCTTCCAGTGGCCGTAGGAGTGCTTCTTAATTATTTCTGTCCACGGCAGGTCAGTCGCATTAAACCCTGCCTGCCCTCTGTTGCCGTTGCCGCCATCAGTTGTGGCATTGCCCTGGTGGTTGCACTGAATGTAGACACGCTTACCACGGTTTCTGTCGCAGTGGTTCTGGCGGTTCTTCTGCATAACATTCTGGGGCTGGTGTCAGGGTACTTTTTTGCCAGGCTGTGTGGAATGAATGTACCCACCGCCCGTACTGTTGCTATAGAAGTTGGCACACAAAACACAGGGCTGGCAGTCGCCCTGGCTTTCAAGCACTTTACGGTTCTGGCGGCCCTGCCCGGAGCCGTATTCAGCATAACCCAGAATTTACTGGGTGCCTGGCTGGCCAGTTACTGGTCCGGAAAACCACCGGCAGAAACAGAAAAAAGCTGA
- a CDS encoding RING finger domain-containing protein codes for MKLLKTFAIIIFLSANTNLFFINNVWADSHFFSTYIHSRDLTGSLKLFNKATHSDEFEVLASPGQQILVCGHSIVQNGAVPLTSSNDGVTTYQLTHETAQFYYYGSKSPCAANLVFKQQPVHSASTFLIKWREKNTNKPGKTETGSTLIVPANPTAHTAADTINGYGSGGDTPGPEDFFKRGRPFFPTFFTESLFINIDLPFLKYFSLPRVNTTEDDYRYLDIFVRTPDTTEPVHIQLSRALFQRFLEDFSSSGHWNSLLAWIKSQAGSRSWLVNHLIHTLNYFSEVDDLWPANPEVLQAITTQLNDILENTGQPLQLELELEWLNLWLGKIEVPQTGQEGNQNHSPSGNSSDSSATSTTSSLQASTSLTHTSGECSHTNGADGEAPFPSHAHTFNFTPCPACRGEPCQLKKPPENAEDKETLENWMRLVNTHSSRGVIIRVIKSLEFTAQTIQQNRASSGTFLFPGSVIAPFGNSEAATLGIVLHPDTITIARFKQNAITARVHQSLGFVASILNRGANSCDYNTLSSGSRRYHKNHINNFSFLLKLLEQHFLFTNESASPTAITSGSITREGGLRVGHKHYDRNRNGKTIPHNEVVFKWDNWSDKLLGFFLRSKDSTVQRDTLLSLKTLIRSLTDISIDNMKLAELPVALFCPEEARFIFVCTARQLFELELDDEHVTDFTIPEGVSHSRAFTSMELLNPDHFASNIDYIGRLLASCCSGNNLSFPAASFNNRDGICLTQALRVSCNRQLLEFAGLEFSTEEALLLSYLATLPEHLSINNQQVEALMTLFRASGASIQVVQDMALAITCLNSQPEATTTHFAQSEPGSRARTYYHLLQARNGDYTRLSETGIEAATVDLAQLETSQANIMHAIKRFKSTPAIRSTGHGWPIMLAELRLVIPAITVERLRKNLHPIQQWPYAEIMASIPGNLNLLDQIEPFMGETASPYVNWLYAHIIKNGLPIFPGTLSAGYTTSNVRERLELELRRRPTTQQINNIQSSYSGVSSRAWENAEFPVWQQNPVEGMDNLPEWNPPMTGQGSSIDFTPSQTHDKPLIWLVPFPPVGWVCPICLNNGSSGITVKTVCNHQIHQLCLEGLLASTHTNKCPVCRTPLTPIRGNQPAGTMSWVVIDDSCPGENTLEIIEITYRVLPGITIISGQEVHYPGETRTAYLPNHKKGRKALRMLRKAFEQGLVLTVGYSQTRRANNVVTWNDIPHKTQKRARPENHGYPDPHYVDRLIEILKEYGIRDPDDI; via the coding sequence ATGAAACTACTTAAAACTTTCGCAATAATCATATTTCTGTCCGCCAATACCAATTTGTTTTTCATCAATAATGTTTGGGCAGACAGCCATTTTTTTTCTACTTACATCCACTCACGCGATCTGACCGGAAGTTTAAAGCTCTTCAACAAAGCGACTCATTCGGACGAGTTTGAAGTACTGGCCAGCCCCGGACAACAAATACTAGTGTGTGGTCATTCAATAGTACAAAACGGTGCCGTGCCTCTGACGTCCTCCAACGATGGGGTTACTACTTACCAGCTAACACATGAGACAGCACAATTTTATTACTATGGGTCAAAATCCCCTTGTGCAGCCAATCTGGTTTTTAAACAGCAGCCTGTCCACTCTGCCAGCACCTTCCTGATTAAATGGAGGGAAAAAAACACAAACAAACCGGGCAAGACTGAGACAGGTAGCACCCTGATTGTCCCTGCCAATCCCACAGCTCATACCGCCGCAGACACAATAAACGGTTATGGTAGTGGCGGTGACACGCCGGGGCCGGAAGATTTTTTTAAACGAGGCAGACCTTTTTTCCCCACTTTCTTTACCGAAAGTCTTTTTATTAATATCGACCTGCCCTTCCTGAAGTACTTTAGCCTGCCCAGGGTAAATACGACAGAAGACGATTACCGTTATCTGGATATATTTGTTCGTACGCCAGATACTACTGAACCTGTTCATATACAACTCAGTCGAGCGTTATTTCAGCGGTTTCTTGAGGATTTCTCCAGCTCAGGGCACTGGAACAGTTTGTTAGCCTGGATCAAAAGTCAGGCAGGGAGCCGTTCGTGGCTGGTCAATCACCTTATCCACACTCTGAACTATTTCTCTGAAGTCGATGACTTATGGCCAGCTAACCCGGAAGTACTTCAGGCCATTACCACTCAACTCAATGACATTCTGGAAAATACAGGACAGCCTTTGCAGTTAGAGCTTGAACTGGAGTGGTTAAATTTATGGCTGGGAAAAATCGAAGTACCACAAACTGGTCAGGAAGGTAATCAAAACCATTCACCCAGCGGAAATAGCAGTGACAGTAGCGCGACCAGTACAACCAGTTCTCTTCAGGCATCCACCAGTCTTACACATACCTCAGGGGAGTGTAGTCATACCAATGGGGCTGATGGAGAAGCTCCTTTTCCTTCCCATGCCCATACTTTCAACTTCACACCCTGCCCTGCTTGTAGAGGGGAGCCGTGCCAGCTGAAAAAGCCCCCAGAGAACGCTGAAGATAAAGAGACCCTGGAAAACTGGATGCGCCTCGTAAATACCCACAGCTCCCGGGGCGTTATCATCAGGGTAATTAAATCCCTGGAGTTCACAGCGCAAACGATACAGCAGAACAGAGCCTCTTCAGGCACTTTCCTGTTTCCCGGCAGTGTTATTGCGCCCTTTGGTAATTCTGAGGCTGCTACCCTGGGAATTGTTCTACATCCTGATACGATTACTATTGCCCGGTTCAAACAAAACGCTATTACCGCAAGAGTTCACCAGAGTTTAGGTTTCGTGGCTTCCATATTAAACCGTGGTGCTAATTCCTGTGATTACAACACCTTGAGCAGCGGTTCACGCAGATATCACAAAAACCACATAAATAATTTTTCATTTCTGCTCAAATTGCTGGAACAACACTTCCTGTTCACCAACGAGTCGGCAAGCCCCACCGCAATAACCAGCGGAAGTATTACCAGAGAGGGAGGCTTACGGGTCGGACACAAGCACTATGATAGAAATAGAAACGGTAAGACCATTCCTCATAATGAGGTTGTCTTCAAATGGGATAACTGGTCAGATAAGTTGCTTGGCTTTTTCCTGAGAAGTAAAGACAGCACCGTTCAAAGAGACACATTACTATCGCTGAAAACACTGATCAGAAGTCTGACAGACATATCAATTGATAATATGAAACTAGCTGAACTTCCTGTCGCCCTGTTCTGCCCGGAAGAGGCCCGGTTCATTTTTGTATGTACTGCCAGACAACTTTTTGAACTTGAACTCGATGACGAACATGTGACTGATTTCACCATTCCGGAAGGCGTAAGCCATTCCAGAGCATTCACCAGCATGGAGTTATTAAACCCGGATCACTTCGCTTCCAATATAGATTACATAGGAAGACTGCTGGCTTCCTGTTGTTCTGGAAACAATTTAAGTTTCCCCGCTGCCAGTTTCAATAATCGGGACGGTATCTGCCTGACACAAGCTCTCAGAGTTTCCTGCAACCGACAGCTGCTTGAATTTGCAGGTCTGGAATTTTCTACAGAAGAAGCTCTTCTGCTGTCTTATTTGGCAACACTTCCTGAACATTTGTCCATTAATAATCAACAAGTTGAGGCGTTAATGACGCTTTTCCGTGCCAGCGGGGCCAGTATTCAGGTGGTACAGGACATGGCTCTTGCTATTACATGCCTTAATAGTCAGCCCGAAGCAACAACTACCCACTTTGCTCAATCAGAACCGGGCTCCAGAGCCAGAACGTATTATCATCTCCTTCAGGCCAGAAATGGTGATTATACTCGTCTGTCTGAAACAGGCATCGAAGCGGCTACCGTTGACCTGGCACAACTCGAAACTTCTCAAGCCAATATAATGCACGCTATCAAGCGGTTTAAGTCAACCCCTGCTATCAGGAGTACAGGGCATGGCTGGCCTATCATGCTTGCTGAATTGCGACTTGTCATTCCGGCTATAACGGTTGAACGCCTTCGCAAAAATCTCCACCCGATTCAGCAATGGCCTTATGCGGAGATAATGGCCAGCATTCCTGGCAACCTGAACTTACTGGATCAGATAGAACCGTTCATGGGTGAAACAGCCAGCCCGTATGTAAACTGGTTATATGCTCACATTATTAAAAATGGCCTGCCAATCTTTCCTGGTACATTGAGTGCCGGTTATACAACCAGTAATGTCAGAGAACGGCTTGAGCTGGAGCTTCGTCGGCGCCCCACAACACAGCAGATAAATAACATTCAAAGCAGCTACTCAGGCGTATCATCAAGAGCCTGGGAAAATGCAGAGTTTCCAGTCTGGCAACAAAATCCAGTGGAAGGCATGGACAATCTGCCCGAGTGGAACCCGCCCATGACAGGACAGGGATCAAGTATTGACTTTACTCCATCGCAGACTCATGACAAGCCATTGATCTGGCTTGTTCCTTTTCCGCCGGTCGGTTGGGTTTGCCCAATATGCCTGAATAATGGAAGTTCTGGCATCACCGTGAAAACAGTGTGTAACCATCAAATACACCAGTTGTGTCTTGAGGGGCTTCTGGCTTCAACGCACACCAACAAATGCCCTGTGTGCAGAACGCCACTGACGCCAATTCGCGGAAACCAGCCTGCTGGAACAATGTCCTGGGTGGTCATAGATGATTCATGCCCTGGGGAGAATACCCTTGAAATCATCGAAATAACCTACCGGGTACTTCCAGGTATCACAATCATTTCAGGGCAAGAGGTACATTATCCGGGTGAAACCAGAACCGCTTATCTGCCAAACCATAAAAAAGGAAGGAAGGCTCTGAGAATGCTCCGAAAAGCTTTTGAGCAAGGTTTAGTGCTGACCGTTGGCTATTCACAGACACGAAGAGCAAATAACGTTGTCACATGGAATGACATACCCCATAAAACCCAAAAACGCGCAAGGCCTGAAAATCACGGCTACCCGGATCCTCACTACGTTGACCGACTGATTGAAATACTTAAGGAATACGGTATAAGAGATCCGGATGACATATAA
- the rhlB gene encoding ATP-dependent RNA helicase RhlB → MSGLLSIFRRKKAVSESGQKQSSVPARNSGKKPQSHNSESSGSRKKKRYQERTNNPRKSHSRQAHKKPVPAWDISQFAVEPEEGKTRFHDFDLPDGLMQGIHELGFKYCTPIQAEVLGSTLAGRDAIGKAQTGTGKTAAFLISTIKQLIDIPPPDTRYIGEPRAVVIAPTRELALQIGKDAEALTKHLPLHVVTVVGGMDYDKQRQKINANYIDILVATPGRLLDYCERKDLYLDLTETMIIDEADRMLDMGFIPQVRRIVRMTPRPGDRQTLLFSATFTDEVLRLGEQWTWKPVKVEIEPESVATDTVDQKLYLVTNKQKYALLTNLIRQGKLDRVIVFTNRRDQTRRLTERLQKDGFKTDQLSGEVPQKKRIKTLDNFKNGKINVLVATDVAGRGIHIKGISHVVNYYLPEDPEDYVHRIGRTGRAGASGTSISFACEDDSFLIPDLEDMLGAKLNMEYPPEELLK, encoded by the coding sequence TTGAGTGGTTTACTAAGCATTTTCCGCAGAAAAAAGGCGGTTTCAGAGTCCGGACAAAAGCAGAGTTCTGTACCTGCCCGAAACAGTGGAAAAAAACCTCAGAGTCATAATTCTGAGTCCTCAGGTTCCCGCAAAAAAAAGCGCTATCAGGAACGCACCAACAACCCCCGCAAAAGCCACTCCAGACAGGCACATAAAAAGCCAGTGCCAGCCTGGGACATCAGCCAGTTTGCAGTCGAACCGGAAGAAGGCAAAACCCGTTTCCACGATTTCGACCTGCCCGACGGTCTGATGCAGGGCATCCATGAGCTGGGTTTCAAATACTGCACACCGATTCAGGCAGAGGTTCTGGGCAGTACCCTGGCAGGGCGTGATGCCATTGGTAAGGCACAGACGGGTACGGGTAAGACAGCCGCTTTTCTGATCAGTACCATCAAACAACTGATTGATATCCCACCACCAGACACCCGTTACATTGGTGAACCTCGTGCAGTAGTCATTGCACCGACACGGGAACTGGCTCTGCAGATTGGCAAAGACGCTGAAGCCCTGACCAAACACCTGCCACTGCATGTGGTCACCGTGGTGGGCGGCATGGATTACGACAAACAGCGTCAGAAGATCAATGCCAATTACATCGACATTCTGGTGGCAACACCGGGTCGACTGCTGGATTACTGCGAGCGCAAGGACCTGTATCTGGATCTCACCGAAACCATGATCATCGACGAAGCCGACCGCATGCTGGACATGGGCTTTATCCCCCAGGTACGTCGAATCGTGCGTATGACGCCACGTCCGGGCGATCGCCAGACCCTGCTGTTTTCTGCAACTTTCACTGATGAAGTCCTGCGCCTTGGTGAGCAATGGACCTGGAAGCCGGTCAAGGTTGAAATCGAACCGGAAAGCGTTGCCACCGACACAGTTGATCAGAAACTATACCTTGTTACCAACAAACAGAAGTACGCCCTGCTAACCAACCTGATCAGGCAGGGTAAGCTGGATCGCGTCATTGTCTTTACCAACCGCCGGGATCAGACCCGGCGCCTGACTGAGCGCTTGCAGAAAGATGGTTTCAAAACCGACCAACTGTCCGGCGAAGTCCCTCAAAAGAAACGCATTAAAACCCTGGACAACTTCAAGAACGGGAAAATCAACGTCCTGGTCGCTACCGATGTCGCAGGACGCGGTATTCATATTAAAGGCATCAGCCATGTGGTGAATTACTACCTTCCAGAAGATCCGGAAGATTATGTACACCGCATTGGCCGTACTGGCCGTGCCGGGGCATCAGGCACCAGTATCAGCTTTGCCTGCGAGGATGACTCTTTCCTGATCCCTGATCTGGAAGACATGCTGGGTGCCAAACTGAATATGGAATACCCACCTGAAGAATTGTTGAAGTAG
- the pyrI gene encoding aspartate carbamoyltransferase regulatory subunit has protein sequence MRKKLQVEAIRQGTVIDHIPAGQGIKILDRLQLLDSNASITVGFNLPSKDQGHKDIIKVTNRMFSEQEANQLALFAPTATINVIDNYEVVDKFKMALPESLQGAFSCPNSNCITHNEPVDTHFSLREHKGDVRLKCRYCEKSFSKDIVAEL, from the coding sequence ATGAGAAAGAAACTTCAGGTTGAAGCCATTCGTCAGGGTACCGTGATCGACCACATTCCTGCCGGACAGGGCATTAAAATCCTGGATCGCCTGCAACTGCTGGACTCCAATGCCAGTATTACCGTAGGTTTTAATCTGCCCAGCAAGGACCAGGGTCACAAAGATATCATCAAGGTCACCAACCGAATGTTCTCTGAGCAGGAGGCAAACCAGCTGGCACTGTTTGCCCCCACCGCGACAATCAATGTAATCGACAACTATGAAGTCGTCGACAAGTTCAAAATGGCACTGCCAGAAAGCCTGCAGGGTGCTTTCTCATGCCCGAACTCTAACTGCATCACCCACAACGAGCCAGTCGATACTCACTTTTCCCTGCGTGAGCATAAAGGTGACGTTCGCCTGAAGTGCAGGTACTGCGAAAAGAGTTTCAGCAAGGATATTGTTGCTGAATTGTAA
- a CDS encoding DMT family transporter codes for MNYFSSLKPLIPYIKLTAMSFFFGGVFIAGKTIAGNVEPVIAAFLRFAIATLVLLLILLWKEKQIPIPTPSQFVGLAALGLTGVLGYNLCLLTGLETVSSSRSSVIIASNPVFITLMSVLFLGEKLTCRKLVGIGLSVSGAVLVASHGSWSNLADFSSGDLAIVVGALCWASYSVIGKYILNSLSPLVSVTYASAIGLVMLLPLALYTADFQTVRSLDVNAWIAIVYMGIFGTVCSFLLYYQGIQVLGVVRAGAFINLIPVSAIILALFILNEEIDASITIGTLITIFGIFLINSRQKTAIGTNQ; via the coding sequence GTGAATTATTTCTCTTCTTTAAAGCCGCTCATCCCCTATATAAAACTGACCGCCATGAGCTTTTTCTTTGGGGGCGTATTTATTGCGGGAAAAACCATTGCCGGCAACGTTGAGCCAGTGATAGCGGCATTCCTGCGTTTTGCCATCGCTACTCTTGTGCTCCTGCTAATCCTGCTGTGGAAAGAGAAACAGATCCCGATCCCCACTCCCTCCCAGTTTGTGGGGCTGGCAGCTCTAGGCTTAACGGGCGTTCTGGGCTATAACCTGTGCCTGTTGACAGGTCTGGAAACCGTTTCTTCCAGTCGTAGCTCTGTCATTATTGCCAGCAATCCGGTGTTCATTACCCTGATGTCGGTTCTGTTTCTGGGCGAAAAACTCACCTGTCGCAAACTGGTCGGTATTGGTCTGTCAGTCTCCGGTGCCGTTCTTGTGGCTTCACACGGCAGCTGGAGCAACCTGGCCGATTTCAGCTCCGGCGATCTTGCTATAGTGGTCGGCGCCCTCTGCTGGGCAAGCTACTCCGTCATTGGTAAATACATTCTCAACTCCCTGTCACCGCTGGTTTCAGTCACTTACGCCTCAGCCATCGGCCTGGTGATGTTGCTGCCTCTTGCCTTGTATACAGCCGATTTTCAAACGGTTCGTTCATTGGATGTCAATGCCTGGATTGCCATTGTGTATATGGGGATATTCGGCACCGTCTGTTCTTTTCTGCTCTACTATCAGGGCATACAGGTGTTAGGGGTTGTCCGGGCTGGCGCCTTCATTAATCTCATTCCGGTCAGTGCCATTATACTGGCGCTGTTTATCCTCAACGAGGAAATAGACGCATCCATCACAATTGGCACATTAATCACTATTTTCGGCATTTTTCTTATTAATTCACGACAAAAGACTGCCATTGGAACTAATCAGTGA
- the yfaE gene encoding class I ribonucleotide reductase maintenance protein YfaE: MANIIKIIEGFSFIPRSELNLLEALESQKVNVDYQCREGFCGSCQVQLLEGEVEYTSEPIAFIPEGRILPCCCHAKSDLTIEIPGGCHLKKTEQ; this comes from the coding sequence TTGGCCAATATCATCAAGATTATTGAAGGGTTCAGCTTTATTCCCAGAAGCGAGCTGAACCTGCTGGAAGCCCTGGAGTCTCAGAAGGTTAATGTCGATTACCAGTGTCGTGAAGGCTTTTGTGGCAGCTGTCAGGTACAGCTGCTCGAAGGTGAGGTGGAGTACACCAGCGAACCCATCGCCTTTATACCAGAGGGTCGGATTCTGCCCTGTTGCTGCCACGCCAAAAGTGACCTGACCATCGAGATTCCCGGCGGGTGTCATTTAAAGAAAACTGAACAATAA
- the pyrB gene encoding aspartate carbamoyltransferase: MENRLYKRDIISIADFDRNDLELVLETAAQLKNSPRPDLLKGKVIASCFFEASTRTRLSFETAVQRLGGTLIGFSDGGNTSAKKGETLADSVNIISSYTDAFVMRHPQEGSARLASEFSSVPVINGGDGSNQHPTQTLLDLFSIRECQDKLDGLKIAFVGDLKYGRTVHSLAQALCHFGAEFTFIAPKALTMPDYILEELDEKGIKYHFSDSIEETAPKVDIIYMTRVQKERFDETEYKHIASRYILNVDSLKDAKDNLKILHPLPRVDEIAVEVDKTPYAYYFQQAENGVYARQALLALVLNEVV; encoded by the coding sequence ATGGAAAACCGACTCTACAAAAGAGATATCATTTCCATTGCTGACTTTGACCGGAATGACCTTGAACTGGTTCTGGAAACAGCAGCACAACTGAAAAACTCACCACGCCCTGACCTGTTGAAAGGCAAGGTGATCGCCAGCTGCTTCTTTGAGGCATCCACCCGCACCCGCTTGTCCTTTGAAACCGCAGTACAACGACTGGGCGGCACCCTGATTGGCTTCTCCGATGGAGGCAATACCTCTGCCAAAAAAGGCGAGACCCTAGCAGACTCCGTCAATATCATCAGCTCCTACACCGACGCCTTCGTGATGCGCCACCCGCAGGAAGGCTCAGCCCGACTGGCATCGGAATTTTCCAGCGTACCCGTCATCAATGGAGGAGACGGCTCCAACCAGCACCCGACCCAGACGCTGCTCGACCTGTTCAGTATTCGTGAATGTCAGGACAAACTGGATGGTCTGAAAATCGCGTTTGTTGGTGACCTGAAATACGGACGCACCGTGCATTCCCTGGCTCAGGCACTGTGCCATTTTGGGGCGGAGTTTACCTTTATCGCGCCGAAAGCACTGACAATGCCGGATTACATTCTGGAAGAACTGGACGAAAAAGGGATCAAATACCACTTCTCGGACTCTATCGAAGAGACTGCCCCGAAGGTGGACATCATCTATATGACCCGTGTCCAGAAAGAGCGCTTTGACGAAACCGAGTACAAGCACATCGCTTCCAGATACATTCTGAACGTGGACTCACTAAAAGACGCAAAAGACAACCTGAAAATCCTGCACCCACTGCCAAGGGTGGATGAAATTGCTGTTGAAGTCGACAAGACGCCTTACGCCTACTACTTCCAGCAGGCTGAAAACGGTGTCTATGCCCGCCAGGCATTGCTGGCGCTGGTATTGAATGAAGTCGTGTAA